The following proteins are encoded in a genomic region of Comamonas resistens:
- the boxC gene encoding 2,3-epoxybenzoyl-CoA dihydrolase codes for MQQPIVDYRTEPSQYQHWSFEVEGSIARMKLDIAEDGGIRPGYKLKLNSYDLGVDVELHDALNRIRFEHPEVKSVIVTSGKERIFCSGANIFMLGVSSHAWKVNFCKFTNETRNGIEDSSRHDGLKFVAAVNGACAGGGYELALACDDIVLIDDRSSSVSLPEVPLLGVLPGTGGLTRVTDKRHVRHDLADIFCTSVEGVRGQRAVDWRLVDAIAKPAQFADVVNQHAAKLAENSSRPASAKGVQLTKIERTPSPNAMAYTHVVVDIDRSKRCATLTVKAPQGDQPGTVEAIENAGAAWWPLAMGRELDDAILHLRTNEPDIGTWILKTEGDGAAVLAMDQTLIAHQDHWLVRQTIGLLRRTFARLDVSSRSLFALIEPGSCFAGMLAELAFCADRAYMLVLPDETDREPVIQLDEFNFGLLPLVNDQSRLQRRFYEETEPMEAARHAVGQKLNGDAAQKLGLVTAALDDIDWVDEIRIAIEERAAMSPDALTGLEANLRFASQENMVTRIFGRLSAWQNWIFNRPNAVGEKGALKLYGTGQKAGFDFNRV; via the coding sequence ATGCAGCAACCCATCGTCGATTACCGCACCGAGCCCAGCCAGTACCAGCACTGGTCGTTTGAAGTCGAGGGCAGCATCGCCCGCATGAAGCTCGACATTGCCGAAGACGGTGGCATACGCCCCGGCTACAAGCTCAAGCTCAACAGCTATGACCTGGGGGTGGACGTGGAGCTGCATGACGCGCTGAACCGCATCCGTTTCGAGCACCCCGAAGTCAAGAGCGTCATCGTCACCAGCGGCAAGGAGCGCATCTTCTGCTCGGGAGCCAATATCTTCATGCTCGGCGTTTCCTCGCATGCGTGGAAGGTCAACTTCTGCAAGTTCACCAACGAAACGCGCAACGGCATCGAAGACAGCTCCCGCCACGACGGCCTCAAGTTCGTCGCTGCCGTCAATGGCGCCTGCGCCGGTGGTGGCTACGAGCTGGCCCTGGCCTGTGATGACATCGTGCTGATCGACGACCGCTCCTCCTCGGTCTCTCTGCCCGAGGTGCCGCTGCTGGGCGTGCTGCCTGGCACGGGCGGCCTGACCCGTGTGACCGACAAGCGCCATGTACGCCACGACCTGGCCGACATCTTCTGCACCAGCGTGGAAGGCGTGCGCGGCCAGCGTGCGGTGGACTGGCGCCTGGTCGATGCGATTGCCAAACCAGCGCAGTTTGCCGATGTGGTCAACCAGCACGCCGCAAAGCTGGCTGAAAACAGCTCGCGCCCCGCATCTGCCAAGGGTGTTCAGCTCACGAAGATAGAGCGAACCCCAAGCCCGAACGCCATGGCCTACACCCATGTCGTTGTCGATATCGACCGCAGCAAGCGCTGCGCCACCCTGACCGTGAAAGCGCCACAAGGCGATCAACCCGGCACCGTGGAAGCCATTGAAAATGCCGGCGCCGCCTGGTGGCCATTGGCCATGGGCCGCGAGCTGGACGATGCCATCCTGCACCTGCGCACCAATGAGCCGGACATCGGCACCTGGATTCTGAAAACCGAAGGCGATGGTGCTGCCGTACTGGCCATGGACCAGACCCTGATCGCCCACCAGGACCACTGGCTGGTACGCCAGACCATAGGCCTGCTGCGCCGCACGTTTGCACGCCTGGATGTGTCCTCGCGCTCGCTGTTCGCGCTGATCGAACCCGGCTCCTGCTTTGCCGGCATGCTGGCCGAGCTGGCGTTCTGCGCCGACCGCGCCTATATGCTGGTGCTGCCCGATGAAACCGACCGCGAGCCCGTCATTCAGCTCGATGAATTCAACTTTGGCCTGCTGCCTCTGGTCAACGACCAGAGCCGTCTGCAGCGCCGCTTCTACGAAGAGACAGAGCCGATGGAGGCCGCACGCCATGCAGTGGGCCAGAAGCTCAATGGTGATGCCGCCCAGAAGCTGGGCCTTGTCACGGCTGCACTTGACGATATCGACTGGGTTGACGAAATCCGCATCGCCATTGAAGAGCGCGCCGCCATGTCGCCCGATGCACTCACAGGCCTCGAAGCCAATCTGCGTTTCGCCAGCCAGGAAAACATGGTCACGCGCATCTTTGGCCGCCTCTCGGCCTGGCAGAACTGGATCTTCAACCGCCCCAATGCCGTGGGCGAAAAAGGCGCTCTCAAGCTGTATGGAACCGGCCAGAAAGCCGGCTTCGATTTCAATCGCGTTTGA
- a CDS encoding HD domain-containing protein, which translates to MNARANFIRMQDSTREDWQLIGGEFAHFVKGLPDRVMTHLKLLEGDYGGFPVDRYTHSLQTATRALRDGRDEEYVVCALLHDIGDTLGSFNHPDIAAAIVQPFVSEANHWMVKHHGIFQGHYFFHHLGMDRDMREQFKDHPHYELTAEFCELYDNPAFDPKGETLPISEFEPMLRRLMASPKQSLYKQAMAR; encoded by the coding sequence ATGAACGCACGGGCGAATTTCATCCGCATGCAGGACAGCACGCGTGAAGACTGGCAGTTGATAGGCGGCGAATTCGCGCACTTTGTGAAGGGGCTGCCGGACCGGGTGATGACTCATCTCAAGCTGCTGGAAGGCGACTATGGCGGTTTTCCGGTAGACCGCTACACCCACTCGCTACAGACCGCCACACGCGCCCTGCGCGATGGCCGCGATGAGGAATATGTGGTCTGTGCCCTGCTGCACGACATTGGCGATACCCTGGGTTCGTTCAACCACCCCGATATTGCCGCGGCGATTGTTCAGCCCTTCGTGAGCGAAGCCAACCACTGGATGGTCAAGCACCACGGCATCTTCCAGGGCCACTATTTCTTCCACCATCTCGGCATGGACAGGGACATGCGCGAACAGTTCAAGGACCACCCCCACTACGAACTCACGGCCGAGTTCTGCGAGCTCTACGACAACCCGGCCTTCGACCCCAAGGGCGAGACGCTGCCGATCTCGGAATTCGAGCCCATGCTGCGCCGCCTCATGGCCTCGCCCAAGCAAAGCCTCTACAAGCAGGCCATGGCCCGGTGA
- the boxB gene encoding benzoyl-CoA 2,3-epoxidase subunit BoxB: protein MSSIDYTQKIPNNVDLSGDRTLQRALESWQPNFIKWWDDVGPEGSTNYDVYLRTAVSVDPQGWAQFGYVKMRDYRWGIFLNPAEQDRSIHFGDHKGEKAWQDVPGEHRANLRRIIVTQGDTEPASVEQQRHLGLTAPSLYDLRNLFQVNVEEGRHLWAMVYLLHKHFGRDGREEAEALLERQSGDENNPRILGAFNEKTPDWLAFFMFTYFTDRDGKFQLAALAESAFDPLARTTKFMLTEEAHHMFVGESGVSRVLARTCQMMNELKTDDVNKLRNAGVIDLPTIQRYLNFHYSVTIDLFGADQSSNAATFYSSGLKGRYEEGKREDDHKLHDQNYKVLEVVDGQLREKEVPMLNALNEVLRDDYIKDSNAGVGRWNKVMEKAGIAFRLTVPHKAFNRQIGALAGVRVSPEGRPVSEQEWQAKKNEWLPTDDDRTFVASLMKQCLEPGKFAGWIAAPVMGINRQPVDFEYVKFA, encoded by the coding sequence ATGAGCAGCATCGACTACACCCAGAAGATTCCCAACAATGTGGACCTCAGCGGCGACCGCACCCTGCAGCGTGCGCTGGAGAGCTGGCAGCCCAACTTCATCAAGTGGTGGGACGATGTGGGCCCCGAAGGATCGACCAACTACGACGTCTATCTGCGCACGGCGGTGAGCGTGGACCCGCAAGGCTGGGCACAGTTCGGTTACGTCAAGATGCGTGACTATCGCTGGGGTATTTTTCTGAACCCTGCCGAGCAGGATCGCAGCATCCATTTCGGCGATCACAAGGGCGAGAAGGCCTGGCAGGACGTGCCCGGCGAACACCGCGCGAACCTGCGCCGCATCATCGTCACCCAGGGCGATACCGAGCCTGCATCGGTGGAGCAGCAGCGCCACCTGGGCCTGACCGCACCATCGCTGTATGACCTGCGTAATCTGTTCCAGGTCAATGTGGAGGAAGGCCGCCATCTGTGGGCCATGGTCTACCTGCTGCACAAGCATTTCGGCCGCGATGGTCGCGAGGAAGCCGAGGCCCTGCTGGAGCGCCAATCGGGCGATGAAAACAACCCGCGCATTCTCGGTGCCTTCAACGAAAAAACGCCGGACTGGCTGGCATTTTTCATGTTCACCTATTTCACCGACCGGGACGGAAAATTCCAGCTCGCCGCGCTGGCCGAAAGCGCTTTCGATCCGCTGGCGCGCACCACCAAGTTCATGCTGACAGAGGAAGCCCACCACATGTTTGTGGGCGAGTCCGGCGTCTCCCGCGTGCTGGCCCGCACCTGCCAGATGATGAACGAACTCAAGACCGATGATGTGAACAAGCTGCGCAATGCGGGTGTCATCGATCTGCCCACGATTCAGCGCTATCTGAACTTCCACTACAGCGTCACCATCGACCTGTTTGGCGCGGACCAGTCGAGCAACGCTGCCACCTTCTACAGCTCGGGCCTCAAGGGCCGCTACGAGGAAGGCAAGCGCGAAGACGACCACAAGCTGCACGACCAGAACTACAAGGTGCTGGAGGTCGTGGACGGTCAGTTGCGCGAGAAGGAAGTGCCCATGCTCAACGCCTTGAACGAGGTGCTGCGTGACGACTACATCAAGGACAGCAATGCCGGCGTGGGCCGCTGGAACAAGGTCATGGAAAAGGCCGGCATAGCCTTCCGTTTGACCGTGCCGCACAAGGCCTTCAACCGCCAGATCGGCGCGCTGGCCGGTGTGCGCGTCAGCCCCGAAGGCCGCCCCGTGAGCGAGCAGGAATGGCAAGCCAAAAAGAATGAATGGCTGCCCACCGATGACGACCGCACCTTTGTGGCCTCGCTGATGAAGCAATGTCTGGAGCCCGGCAAATTTGCCGGCTGGATTGCAGCACCGGTCATGGGCATCAACCGACAGCCTGTGGATTTCGAATACGTGAAGTTCGCGTAA
- a CDS encoding MFS transporter, giving the protein MSSVFSVRTGLALPAALLMFPQVVETMYSPALPSIAQGYAVTSAQAGQTLSLYFAAFALGTVLWGRLCDRWGRRPAMLTGLTLYGMASCMALWAPDFGWLLAARLFAAMGAAVGSVVTQTVLRDQYGGAELAQVFALMGLALAISPALGLLAGSALVHWRQHEGVFLGLVWLALLLSAWTAGSLPETRPAVREGLTPVWPVLRRMARDAALWRTASMVAWYNLCLYGFYQLMPFHLTHWGASSSWLATGGVLLGLGAVAGAWLNRRWLAQGTNATALVRRANALLLAAALGVMLAVLGRSAWLVVPMALVALAYGLAIPNLLAPALQHYTDCRGTAAALLGLSYYTLLGAGLALAALVQQLGVVCLASALAVHWLQPREPR; this is encoded by the coding sequence ATGTCATCTGTTTTCTCTGTTCGCACCGGCCTGGCCTTGCCGGCGGCGCTACTGATGTTTCCCCAGGTCGTCGAGACCATGTACAGCCCGGCATTGCCATCGATTGCGCAAGGCTATGCCGTGACTTCGGCCCAGGCAGGGCAGACACTGTCGCTGTACTTTGCGGCCTTTGCTCTGGGCACAGTGTTGTGGGGTCGGCTATGCGATCGCTGGGGACGCCGGCCGGCAATGCTGACCGGGTTGACGCTCTACGGTATGGCGTCCTGCATGGCGCTCTGGGCACCGGATTTTGGCTGGCTGCTGGCCGCCCGTCTATTCGCCGCCATGGGGGCAGCCGTGGGCTCGGTGGTCACACAGACCGTGTTGCGCGACCAGTACGGCGGCGCAGAGCTGGCACAGGTCTTTGCACTCATGGGTCTGGCACTGGCCATCAGCCCTGCACTGGGGCTGTTGGCCGGTTCGGCCCTGGTGCACTGGCGCCAGCATGAAGGCGTGTTTCTGGGCTTGGTCTGGCTGGCGCTGCTGCTGAGCGCCTGGACTGCCGGGTCTCTGCCAGAAACCCGGCCTGCGGTTAGGGAGGGCCTGACACCTGTATGGCCGGTGCTGCGCCGCATGGCGCGGGATGCGGCACTGTGGCGCACGGCAAGCATGGTGGCCTGGTACAACTTATGCCTCTATGGCTTCTACCAGTTGATGCCTTTTCATCTGACGCATTGGGGTGCATCTTCATCCTGGCTGGCCACGGGCGGCGTTTTACTGGGCCTGGGCGCCGTGGCCGGTGCCTGGCTCAACCGGCGCTGGCTGGCCCAGGGCACGAACGCCACGGCCCTGGTCCGCAGGGCCAACGCCTTGTTGCTGGCTGCAGCACTTGGAGTCATGCTGGCCGTGCTTGGCCGCAGCGCTTGGCTGGTGGTTCCCATGGCCTTGGTGGCCCTGGCCTACGGTCTGGCCATTCCCAATCTGCTGGCACCGGCGCTGCAGCATTACACCGACTGCCGGGGCACGGCGGCCGCACTGCTGGGCTTGAGCTATTACACCTTACTGGGTGCGGGCCTGGCGCTGGCGGCGCTGGTGCAGCAGTTGGGCGTGGTCTGCCTGGCATCGGCGCTGGCCGTGCACTGGCTGCAACCGCGCGAGCCGCGCTGA
- a CDS encoding Bug family tripartite tricarboxylate transporter substrate binding protein, with protein MPVTGRRSFLWGLGGASALAMLGTGWSAHATQGQSWPARPIRLVVTFPPGGSSDIVARILAPLLAEKLGQSVVIDNKPGAGSSIGAQIVAHSASDGYTLLVSNSAALSIAPSLLQKPGYDAVRSFDHLAYIGAVPTVFAVHPSVPVNTLGELVAWIREQAAPVSFGSGGAASVGHLVGEQFAQVNKLSMEHVPYRGAGPMRADLLSGHIKLAVDALPQNIALQKQGRVKLLALTSPGRVPQAPGIPSVAELGLPQLVSENFVGISAPAGLPGALGEKISDAVREISGRADFVQALQAQGFVTRDMEPAAFSRLIADQRQSWSEIARKTGARL; from the coding sequence ATGCCAGTCACAGGACGAAGATCTTTTCTATGGGGGCTGGGAGGCGCATCGGCCCTGGCCATGCTGGGAACGGGGTGGTCCGCGCATGCCACGCAGGGGCAGAGCTGGCCAGCCAGGCCCATCAGGCTGGTCGTGACCTTTCCGCCCGGTGGTTCCAGCGACATCGTGGCGCGGATTCTGGCGCCTTTGCTGGCCGAGAAACTGGGCCAGAGCGTGGTCATAGACAACAAGCCAGGCGCGGGCTCCTCCATCGGTGCGCAGATCGTCGCGCACAGCGCCAGTGACGGCTACACACTGCTGGTGTCCAATTCGGCGGCACTGTCGATTGCACCGTCACTGCTGCAAAAGCCCGGCTATGACGCGGTGCGCAGTTTCGATCATCTTGCCTATATTGGTGCCGTGCCCACGGTGTTTGCCGTGCATCCGTCCGTGCCCGTCAACACTCTGGGCGAGCTGGTCGCGTGGATCAGGGAGCAGGCGGCTCCGGTGTCGTTCGGCAGCGGCGGCGCGGCGTCGGTCGGCCACCTGGTGGGTGAGCAGTTTGCGCAGGTGAACAAGCTCTCCATGGAGCATGTGCCTTATCGCGGCGCCGGGCCCATGCGCGCCGATTTGCTCAGCGGCCATATCAAGCTGGCCGTGGATGCCCTGCCCCAGAACATCGCCCTGCAAAAACAGGGCCGCGTGAAGCTGCTGGCGCTGACATCGCCGGGCCGCGTACCGCAGGCTCCAGGCATTCCCAGCGTGGCCGAACTGGGTCTGCCCCAACTGGTGTCCGAGAACTTTGTCGGTATCTCGGCGCCTGCCGGTCTGCCCGGGGCACTCGGTGAAAAGATCAGCGATGCCGTGCGCGAGATCAGTGGCAGAGCCGATTTTGTGCAGGCTCTGCAAGCCCAGGGTTTTGTGACCCGCGACATGGAGCCCGCAGCCTTTTCCCGATTGATTGCAGACCAGCGGCAGAGCTGGTCCGAGATCGCCAGGAAAACTGGCGCCAGACTTTGA
- the boxA gene encoding benzoyl-CoA 2,3-epoxidase subunit BoxA → MSTTTLIENGILNQHLIDPEICIRCNTCEATCPVDAITHDDTNYVVKADVCNGCMDCISPCPTGSIDNWRKVLVSRPYTVQEQLGWESLPTELPDDVLAAAQSTAGSGDVQDLSQAQAVIAAAAGIAPNASSSGAVTEAEVFRAASFGATTPPWSAAHAYTNLHGPKAPVTATVVGNINCTETGFDNETHHIVLDLGSMPFPVLEGQSIGIIPPGVDASGKPHVARQYSVASARNGERPGYNNLALTVKRVVEDHNGHAVRGIASNYLCDLQVGAKVQVIGPFGSSFLMPNHPRSHIVMICTGTGSAPMRAMTEWRRRLRKSGKFDGGKLLLFFGARTPQELPYFGPLQNLPKDFIDNNFAFSRVAGQPKRYVQDAMRERSVDLAELLRDDNTHIYVCGLKSMEEGVVLALRDVAQQGGMNWDDLGAKLKREGRLHLETY, encoded by the coding sequence ATGAGCACCACCACGCTGATTGAAAACGGCATTCTGAACCAGCATCTGATCGACCCGGAAATCTGCATTCGCTGCAACACCTGCGAAGCGACTTGCCCGGTCGATGCGATCACGCATGACGACACCAACTATGTCGTCAAGGCTGATGTCTGCAATGGCTGCATGGACTGCATCTCGCCCTGCCCCACGGGCTCCATCGACAACTGGCGCAAGGTGCTGGTGAGCAGGCCCTATACGGTGCAAGAACAGCTGGGCTGGGAGAGTCTTCCCACAGAGCTTCCAGACGATGTGCTGGCCGCTGCGCAAAGCACCGCCGGCAGCGGCGATGTGCAGGATCTGAGCCAGGCCCAGGCCGTGATTGCGGCTGCTGCCGGTATTGCACCCAACGCCAGCAGCAGCGGCGCGGTGACGGAGGCCGAAGTCTTTCGCGCCGCCAGTTTCGGGGCCACCACACCGCCCTGGTCTGCGGCCCATGCCTATACCAATCTGCATGGACCCAAGGCCCCGGTCACGGCCACCGTGGTGGGCAATATCAACTGCACGGAAACCGGCTTTGACAACGAGACCCATCACATCGTGCTGGACCTTGGCTCCATGCCCTTTCCGGTGCTTGAAGGCCAGTCGATTGGCATCATCCCGCCCGGTGTGGATGCCAGCGGCAAGCCTCATGTGGCACGCCAATACTCGGTGGCCAGTGCGCGCAATGGCGAGCGGCCCGGCTACAACAATCTGGCGCTGACGGTCAAACGCGTGGTCGAGGATCACAATGGCCACGCCGTGCGCGGCATCGCCAGCAACTATCTCTGCGATCTGCAGGTGGGTGCAAAGGTGCAGGTCATAGGCCCGTTTGGCAGCAGCTTTCTCATGCCCAACCACCCGCGCTCGCACATCGTGATGATCTGCACCGGCACGGGCAGCGCGCCCATGCGCGCCATGACGGAGTGGCGCCGCCGTCTGCGCAAGAGCGGCAAATTCGATGGCGGCAAGCTGCTGCTTTTCTTCGGTGCGCGCACGCCGCAGGAGCTGCCCTATTTCGGCCCGCTGCAGAACCTGCCCAAGGATTTCATCGACAACAATTTCGCGTTCTCACGTGTGGCGGGACAGCCCAAACGCTATGTGCAGGACGCCATGCGCGAGCGCTCTGTCGACCTGGCCGAGCTGCTGCGCGACGACAACACGCATATCTATGTCTGCGGCCTCAAAAGCATGGAAGAAGGCGTGGTGCTGGCCCTGCGCGATGTGGCCCAGCAAGGCGGCATGAACTGGGATGATCTGGGTGCCAAGCTCAAGCGCGAAGGGCGTCTGCACCTGGAAACCTATTGA
- a CDS encoding BMP family ABC transporter substrate-binding protein has protein sequence MTSSIPSVHVSRGSCGASRYAVVLFGPEGQGSFNESGLQGAHQARRAGYDVDVLWVAGQSAEQRAQEMSVLGDGRYALILAHGGQGDGPVQILAKRWPGQAFVVTQGSWSAANVARYEVLQEQSAFLAGVLASQYSKTRVAGHFSGEKVPPGLRGRAAYIDGLKAAGFEGGIVTQFCGHQHRPEWARACVSDMAGHSGLDVLFAMVDGGRSGVSQACREHGVAQIGNVLNWVERDPQVFLASAICDSGAALFRAIEDHAHGLLPLGGYRSFGLEEPELVRLEMGSGVDAASRALVETWAQRLLCGQHEIHLEYGGPEFALPVTAQEPSLA, from the coding sequence ATGACAAGCTCCATTCCATCTGTTCATGTCTCGCGTGGAAGCTGCGGCGCAAGCCGTTATGCCGTCGTGCTGTTCGGTCCCGAAGGGCAGGGCAGTTTCAACGAATCAGGACTGCAGGGCGCGCACCAGGCGCGGCGCGCTGGCTACGATGTCGATGTGCTGTGGGTTGCAGGCCAAAGTGCCGAGCAGCGCGCTCAGGAAATGTCCGTGCTTGGCGATGGTCGCTATGCCTTGATCCTGGCCCATGGCGGGCAGGGTGACGGGCCCGTGCAGATCCTCGCAAAGCGCTGGCCCGGGCAGGCGTTTGTGGTGACCCAGGGCAGCTGGAGTGCCGCCAATGTGGCGCGCTATGAGGTGTTGCAGGAGCAGTCGGCCTTTCTGGCCGGTGTGCTGGCCAGCCAGTACAGCAAGACGCGCGTAGCGGGGCATTTTTCGGGCGAGAAAGTGCCACCGGGTTTGCGCGGTCGTGCCGCCTATATCGACGGGCTCAAGGCTGCCGGTTTCGAGGGGGGCATTGTGACCCAGTTCTGCGGCCATCAGCACCGCCCCGAGTGGGCCCGGGCCTGCGTTTCCGATATGGCTGGCCACAGTGGGCTGGATGTGCTGTTCGCCATGGTCGATGGCGGGCGCAGCGGTGTTTCACAAGCCTGCCGCGAGCATGGCGTGGCACAGATCGGCAATGTGCTGAACTGGGTCGAGCGCGATCCGCAGGTATTTCTCGCTTCGGCCATCTGCGATTCGGGAGCCGCGCTGTTTCGCGCCATTGAAGACCATGCACATGGTCTTTTGCCGCTGGGCGGTTACCGTTCTTTTGGACTGGAGGAGCCTGAGCTGGTGCGGCTGGAGATGGGCTCTGGCGTGGACGCGGCAAGCCGTGCACTGGTCGAGACCTGGGCCCAGCGCTTGCTCTGCGGCCAGCATGAAATCCACCTGGAATATGGTGGGCCGGAGTTCGCGTTGCCGGTGACTGCGCAGGAGCCGTCACTAGCCTGA
- a CDS encoding threonine ammonia-lyase — MLTYADIQAAAERLNGAVLLTPCVESRTLSQITNAQVFLKFENLQFTASFKERGALNKLLMLSDAERARGVVAMSAGNHAQGVAYHAQRLGLRAVIVMPRFTPGVKVERTRGFGAEVVLHGDTLAEARAYAYQLAQEQQLTFVHPYDDEAIAAGQGTLALEMLQAQPDLDTLVVAIGGGGLIAGIATAAKAIKPEIEVVGVQTQRFPSMVNALRHTDMPMGTSTIAEGIAVTQPGVITQEVVKRCVDDLLLVDEGDIEQAVLMLLEIEKTLVEGAGAAGLAALLRHPGHFKGKKVGLVLSGGNIDPMLLAAIIERGMVRSGRLARVRVSARDVPGVLAQITATVAGAGANIEEVHHQRAFTMLAAQNVEIEFVLQTRGHAHVSEVLDQLRRAGMEAALV; from the coding sequence ATGCTGACCTATGCCGATATCCAAGCCGCCGCCGAACGCCTGAACGGTGCCGTGCTTCTGACCCCTTGCGTTGAATCCCGCACGCTCTCGCAGATCACGAATGCGCAGGTGTTCCTCAAGTTCGAGAACCTGCAATTCACTGCATCCTTCAAGGAGCGCGGCGCGCTCAACAAGCTGCTGATGCTCAGCGATGCCGAACGCGCGCGTGGCGTGGTCGCCATGAGCGCCGGCAATCACGCTCAGGGCGTGGCCTATCACGCACAGCGCCTGGGCCTGCGCGCCGTCATCGTCATGCCGCGTTTCACGCCCGGGGTGAAGGTGGAGCGCACTCGCGGCTTTGGCGCCGAGGTCGTGCTGCATGGCGACACCCTGGCCGAAGCGCGTGCCTATGCCTATCAGTTGGCGCAGGAACAGCAGCTGACTTTTGTCCACCCCTATGACGACGAAGCCATTGCCGCAGGTCAGGGCACTTTGGCTTTGGAGATGCTGCAGGCTCAGCCCGATCTGGACACGCTGGTCGTCGCCATTGGCGGTGGCGGTCTGATCGCCGGTATTGCCACGGCAGCCAAGGCCATCAAGCCCGAAATCGAGGTCGTGGGTGTGCAGACCCAGCGCTTTCCTTCCATGGTCAATGCGCTGCGCCATACCGATATGCCCATGGGCACATCGACGATTGCCGAAGGCATTGCCGTGACCCAGCCCGGAGTCATCACCCAGGAAGTGGTCAAGCGCTGCGTGGACGATCTGTTGCTGGTGGACGAGGGCGATATCGAGCAGGCCGTGCTCATGCTGCTGGAGATCGAAAAGACGCTGGTCGAGGGCGCTGGTGCCGCAGGGCTGGCGGCCTTGCTGCGTCACCCCGGGCACTTCAAGGGCAAGAAGGTCGGACTGGTGCTGTCGGGCGGCAATATCGACCCCATGCTGCTGGCTGCCATCATCGAACGCGGCATGGTGCGCTCGGGCCGCCTGGCGCGCGTGCGCGTCAGCGCGCGCGACGTGCCCGGCGTGCTGGCCCAGATCACGGCCACGGTGGCCGGTGCCGGTGCCAATATCGAGGAGGTGCATCACCAGCGCGCCTTCACCATGCTGGCCGCGCAGAACGTGGAGATCGAGTTCGTGCTGCAGACGCGCGGCCACGCCCATGTGAGCGAGGTGCTGGACCAGCTGCGCCGCGCCGGCATGGAGGCCGCCCTGGTCTGA
- a CDS encoding cob(I)yrinic acid a,c-diamide adenosyltransferase — protein MGNRLTQIATRTGDDGTTGLGDNTRVSKNSGRPHAMGDVDELNSHIGLLLCEPLSQDVRDLLIDIQHQLFNLGGELSMPGYELLKDDALLQLDNALAHYNAQLPRLLEFILPAGTRAASQAHVCRTVARRAERHVVALEQAEAMRAAPRQYLNRLSDLLFVLARVLNRVDGGDDVYWKSERLARSQTEA, from the coding sequence ATGGGCAACCGCCTCACGCAGATCGCCACCCGCACGGGCGATGACGGAACCACCGGACTGGGCGACAACACCCGCGTCTCCAAGAACAGCGGCCGCCCGCATGCCATGGGCGATGTGGACGAGTTGAATTCGCATATCGGTCTGCTGCTGTGCGAGCCGCTGTCGCAGGACGTGCGCGACCTGCTGATCGATATTCAGCACCAGCTTTTCAACCTGGGCGGCGAGCTGTCCATGCCCGGCTATGAACTGCTCAAGGATGATGCGCTGCTGCAGCTGGACAATGCGCTGGCCCACTACAACGCGCAATTGCCGCGCCTGCTGGAATTCATTCTGCCCGCCGGTACGCGGGCGGCATCGCAGGCCCATGTCTGCCGCACCGTGGCGCGCCGCGCCGAGCGCCATGTGGTGGCGCTGGAGCAGGCCGAGGCCATGCGAGCCGCACCGCGCCAGTATCTGAACCGCCTGTCCGATCTGCTGTTTGTGCTGGCCCGGGTGCTCAACCGTGTCGACGGCGGTGACGACGTTTACTGGAAGAGCGAGCGCCTGGCCCGCAGTCAGACCGAGGCTTGA
- a CDS encoding slipin family protein, with product MVSVSFLLWLIALLLVIGLASTSIWIFREYERGVVFTLGRFWKVKGPGLVFIIPAIQQVVRVDLRTVVLEVPAQDVISRDNVSVKVNAVVYLRVVDAEKAVIQVVNYLEATSQLAQTMLRSVLGKHQLDEMLAERESLNLDIQQALDAQTDAWGIKVANVEIKQVDLTESMIRAIARQAEAERERLAKVIHAEGELQASEKLAQAAKVLAQEPQAILLRYLETLTVIGADKNTTVVFPLPMDLVTPLMKKLGPLQV from the coding sequence ATGGTCAGTGTCTCTTTCTTGTTGTGGCTGATCGCCCTGCTGCTGGTGATAGGCCTGGCGTCCACCTCGATCTGGATTTTTCGCGAATACGAACGTGGCGTGGTCTTCACGCTAGGGCGGTTCTGGAAGGTCAAGGGGCCGGGGTTGGTCTTCATCATTCCCGCGATTCAGCAGGTGGTGCGGGTGGACCTGCGCACCGTGGTGCTGGAGGTCCCGGCACAGGACGTGATCTCGCGCGACAACGTCTCGGTCAAGGTCAATGCCGTGGTCTATCTGCGCGTGGTGGATGCAGAGAAGGCCGTCATCCAGGTGGTCAACTATCTGGAAGCCACCAGCCAGCTCGCGCAAACCATGCTGCGCTCCGTGCTGGGCAAGCATCAGCTCGACGAGATGCTGGCGGAGCGCGAATCGCTGAACCTGGACATCCAGCAGGCGCTGGATGCACAGACCGATGCCTGGGGCATCAAGGTCGCGAATGTGGAGATCAAGCAGGTCGATCTGACCGAGTCCATGATCCGGGCGATTGCGCGCCAGGCCGAAGCCGAGCGCGAACGCCTCGCCAAGGTGATCCATGCCGAGGGCGAATTGCAGGCCTCGGAAAAACTGGCCCAGGCGGCAAAGGTCCTGGCACAGGAGCCCCAGGCCATCCTGCTGCGCTATCTGGAGACGCTGACCGTGATCGGCGCGGACAAGAACACGACCGTGGTCTTCCCCCTGCCCATGGATCTGGTCACGCCGCTCATGAAGAAGCTCGGGCCTTTGCAGGTCTGA